From a region of the Spirochaetales bacterium genome:
- the mutL gene encoding DNA mismatch repair endonuclease MutL, whose translation MQGEMNASRRIKVLREDVAQKIAAGEVIDRPFSVVRELIDNSLDAGSSEISVTIEDGGISRVRVTDDGAGMTEEDLKLCFLPHTTSKIETFSDIYKVDSLGFRGEALASIATCSRLEIISTAPGAECGNRLIVHGGKLVSLEPRAAAKGTTVDAGDLFHNMPARKKFLKSVSGESAMCRAVYIDKALPFPGVGFRYFSNNTLKISLPATDPVARVAAAYGDGIPPSSLHILEESAPHFSLRLIAASPSVCKKDKRYIQIFVNKRRVYEYGLIQAVEYGYRSSMPGKDYPVAFVFLDIEPELVDFNIHPAKKECRIRIIPQIRSVLITLLTTFLSRFHIGISTRTSFVTGDTENQKPLVFDTASGVVKEKSFPFSGGLSSDKARETIKNDRTASFAEEKIVTTIVPHYLGRAFGLFLVAEYGENLYLVDQHAAHERLLFDELKEKDASAQELLFPVSFDLTPDEETQLSADMKSFESLGIRLEKVGTACYEITALPAHYHSIPSSDLIELLKGNNGTIEEIEHRLCSLAACRGAIKDGDEVDSITATEILKGVFALQDARCPHGRPLWYRISKEELFRIVGRK comes from the coding sequence ATGCAAGGTGAAATGAATGCATCCCGGAGGATAAAGGTCCTCCGGGAGGATGTTGCGCAAAAAATAGCGGCCGGCGAGGTCATCGACCGGCCGTTTTCCGTGGTAAGAGAACTCATCGACAACTCACTCGATGCCGGAAGCAGCGAGATTTCCGTCACGATCGAGGACGGCGGAATTTCCCGCGTCCGGGTAACCGACGACGGTGCGGGAATGACGGAAGAAGACCTGAAACTCTGTTTTCTTCCCCATACGACCTCGAAAATCGAGACATTCAGCGATATCTACAAGGTCGATTCTCTGGGATTCAGGGGAGAAGCCCTCGCGAGTATCGCAACCTGTTCCAGGCTTGAAATTATATCCACCGCACCCGGCGCCGAATGCGGCAACCGCCTTATCGTTCACGGTGGAAAACTCGTATCGCTCGAGCCCCGGGCGGCCGCGAAGGGAACCACCGTCGATGCCGGTGACCTTTTTCACAACATGCCCGCCCGCAAAAAATTTCTGAAATCGGTCTCCGGAGAAAGTGCCATGTGCAGGGCGGTCTATATCGACAAGGCACTCCCCTTCCCCGGCGTCGGATTTCGTTATTTTTCGAACAACACACTTAAAATTTCCCTCCCCGCAACGGATCCCGTCGCCCGTGTGGCTGCGGCATACGGTGATGGTATTCCTCCCTCATCCCTCCACATTCTCGAGGAATCGGCCCCTCATTTCTCCCTCCGCCTTATCGCGGCATCGCCTTCCGTATGCAAAAAAGACAAACGGTATATTCAAATATTCGTCAACAAACGGCGGGTGTACGAATACGGCCTCATCCAGGCGGTCGAATACGGTTACCGTTCCTCAATGCCCGGCAAGGATTACCCGGTCGCGTTCGTCTTTCTCGATATCGAACCAGAACTCGTCGATTTCAACATACATCCGGCGAAAAAGGAATGCAGGATACGTATCATTCCCCAGATCAGGTCCGTCCTCATTACCCTCCTTACGACCTTCCTTTCCCGTTTTCACATCGGTATTTCGACACGAACGTCTTTCGTGACCGGAGACACGGAGAACCAGAAGCCGCTCGTGTTCGATACGGCTTCCGGGGTGGTAAAAGAAAAATCATTTCCCTTTTCCGGCGGCCTGTCATCGGATAAAGCCCGCGAAACAATAAAAAACGACCGGACGGCATCCTTTGCAGAGGAAAAAATCGTTACGACAATTGTCCCACATTATCTGGGACGTGCGTTCGGGCTCTTTCTCGTTGCCGAATACGGTGAAAACCTTTACCTGGTAGACCAGCATGCGGCACACGAACGGCTTCTCTTTGATGAACTCAAAGAAAAAGATGCATCCGCGCAGGAGCTTCTTTTTCCCGTCTCCTTCGACCTCACCCCCGATGAAGAAACTCAGCTTTCCGCGGACATGAAATCCTTCGAATCACTCGGCATAAGACTCGAAAAAGTGGGAACCGCCTGTTATGAAATCACCGCACTCCCCGCCCATTATCATTCGATTCCCTCAAGCGATCTCATTGAATTGCTCAAGGGGAATAACGGTACGATCGAGGAAATCGAACACAGGCTGTGCAGTCTTGCGGCATGCCGGGGCGCGATCAAAGACGGCGATGAGGTCGACTCCATAACTGCGACCGAAATTCTAAAAGGTGTCTTTGCCCTGCAAGACGCCCGCTGCCCGCACGGAAGGCCCCTCTGGTACCGGATTTCAAAGGAAGAACTTTTCAGGATTGTCGGGAGAAAGTGA
- a CDS encoding FecR domain-containing protein, whose translation MIKFFMVFVFLFASIAANAEDSYPVLLMDFFNTDIQLPDGEYVYEDALYEGYEIPVGATIHTLSGGYAELELADTTIIKIDELSSFALDSIIGAEAAEKNIFSLTVGKFRAVVASITEEERYQFNGYSAVCGVRGTDVGMYLAPTKNEDSCWVLHGKAKLTNKKTGKAIDIRENTMANTFDDTFEAKIIPDDFRRNVIGKNLEFRKLKLEKVKTKDKPEPTVEPEVSDKEKEEKEKKEAADKKEQEKKEKEKKPVDKGPATGTGEEPAEKEKPEDPEWVKALKEMIGMEIGSITIGEHTYAKAVIQPTFKIGDLKMALYLPIIYEKDMFDPDLWYKPKGNNEWSFGLDQSDPIDGVGDFLSDLFLKIKYVQWGEMRDEVWFKVGNVDDFTVGHGLIMNNYSNASDFPAIRRIGINLGLDFEKYGFEFINNDISEIITSPRIFGARGYIRPFAPAFPLAFGLTCIADINPGADLPEESGIMPSADEIGNPMFLNLGFDVDYPFVESDLLSVILFADVAGLIPWFLSDGTGAYSEIEAGPAFGAMFPEDDPDTFMRNYGFFTGIMGNVAVIDYVVDFRYFTGTFRPYFYNTAYDRTSSSTAVAVANSIVNPDDDILDNINMGIYGQAGYTWEKIFSIELGYMFPITIDSLDGFKFMEGEDSFHARFTLFKDVIPVVNLSGSIGYDRIYFAKMLAGEDSPEGKKLDWFDEYTVLNGELVYGAAPNLDLALLLTTAVRRDQATGDVVYKSDGVTKEIDFTFSIETRISF comes from the coding sequence ATGATAAAATTTTTTATGGTTTTCGTATTCCTCTTTGCGTCAATCGCGGCCAACGCGGAGGATAGTTATCCGGTATTGCTTATGGATTTTTTCAATACCGATATCCAGCTTCCCGACGGCGAGTATGTCTATGAGGATGCACTTTATGAAGGATACGAGATACCCGTCGGCGCGACGATTCATACCCTTTCAGGGGGATATGCGGAACTCGAACTCGCCGACACCACCATTATAAAAATAGATGAATTGTCGTCGTTCGCTCTTGATTCGATAATCGGGGCGGAAGCGGCTGAAAAAAATATTTTCTCGCTTACCGTTGGCAAATTCAGGGCCGTTGTCGCCTCCATCACGGAAGAAGAACGCTATCAGTTCAACGGGTACTCCGCCGTGTGCGGTGTTCGCGGGACCGATGTCGGCATGTACTTGGCCCCGACAAAAAATGAGGACTCATGCTGGGTGCTCCACGGAAAGGCAAAACTGACAAACAAAAAAACCGGTAAAGCCATCGACATCAGGGAAAATACGATGGCCAACACCTTTGACGACACCTTCGAGGCGAAAATCATACCCGATGATTTCAGGCGGAATGTCATCGGCAAAAACCTCGAGTTTCGGAAACTCAAACTCGAAAAGGTGAAGACAAAGGACAAACCGGAACCGACCGTCGAACCGGAAGTCTCCGACAAGGAGAAAGAGGAAAAGGAAAAGAAAGAGGCGGCAGACAAGAAAGAACAGGAGAAAAAGGAAAAAGAGAAAAAACCGGTTGACAAAGGCCCCGCTACGGGGACCGGTGAAGAACCCGCTGAAAAGGAAAAGCCTGAAGACCCTGAATGGGTGAAGGCACTCAAGGAAATGATCGGGATGGAGATCGGTTCGATTACCATCGGCGAACATACATACGCAAAAGCCGTCATCCAGCCGACCTTCAAGATCGGTGATCTCAAGATGGCACTCTACCTCCCAATTATCTATGAAAAGGACATGTTCGACCCTGATCTGTGGTACAAACCGAAAGGCAATAACGAATGGTCGTTCGGTCTTGATCAGAGTGACCCCATCGACGGTGTGGGGGATTTTCTATCGGACCTTTTCCTCAAGATCAAGTACGTTCAGTGGGGGGAGATGCGGGACGAGGTATGGTTCAAGGTCGGTAATGTCGACGATTTTACCGTCGGCCACGGTCTTATCATGAACAATTACTCCAACGCATCCGATTTTCCCGCGATCAGGCGTATCGGTATCAATCTAGGACTCGACTTCGAAAAATACGGATTCGAGTTTATCAACAACGATATTTCCGAGATCATTACCTCACCGCGGATCTTCGGCGCACGGGGATACATCAGGCCGTTCGCCCCGGCGTTTCCGCTGGCATTCGGACTGACCTGTATCGCCGATATCAATCCGGGCGCGGATCTGCCTGAAGAATCGGGAATCATGCCGTCGGCGGATGAAATCGGCAACCCGATGTTTCTCAATCTCGGATTTGATGTCGATTATCCGTTCGTCGAAAGTGATCTGCTCAGTGTGATTCTGTTTGCCGATGTCGCCGGTCTCATTCCGTGGTTTCTGAGTGACGGAACCGGCGCCTATTCCGAAATCGAAGCCGGACCCGCATTCGGTGCCATGTTCCCGGAAGACGATCCCGATACCTTTATGAGAAATTACGGTTTTTTCACCGGAATTATGGGGAATGTAGCCGTCATCGATTATGTCGTCGATTTCAGGTATTTCACCGGTACCTTCAGGCCTTACTTCTATAACACCGCTTATGACAGAACGAGCAGCAGCACGGCGGTCGCGGTCGCGAATTCGATCGTCAATCCCGACGATGACATACTCGACAATATCAACATGGGAATCTACGGACAGGCAGGCTACACCTGGGAAAAGATTTTCTCGATCGAACTGGGTTATATGTTTCCGATTACCATCGACTCCCTCGACGGCTTCAAGTTCATGGAAGGAGAAGACAGTTTTCATGCCCGATTCACCCTTTTCAAAGACGTGATCCCTGTGGTAAACTTGTCCGGGTCGATCGGTTACGACAGAATTTATTTTGCGAAAATGCTTGCGGGAGAGGATTCACCGGAAGGGAAAAAGCTCGACTGGTTCGACGAATACACGGTACTCAACGGCGAACTCGTTTATGGCGCCGCGCCGAACCTCGACCTCGCCCTTCTTTTGACGACGGCGGTAAGGCGCGATCAGGCAACCGGTGACGTTGTCTACAAATCCGACGGAGTGACGAAGGAGATCGACTTCACGTTCAGTATTGAAACGAGAATTTCATTCTGA
- a CDS encoding DEAD/DEAH box helicase family protein, producing the protein MEQLTKEYIRERIADSKVIHTRGENIYHLGNYSVNSFDAKKGLFSYTVDGNYGNYTVDVSLENGVRTSCDCPYPAGGCKHIVAVCLDIAERLLSENYYDSETDETFQETDYLGYEEIRDDVIASRRKSAKMEEMEIIFGETCKGEHTIITKNKRKYILRVHDPETERGTCSCPDFTHNRLGLCKHLIRFFDKCKKDRGFFEQGKKETMPFIHIYWDSYNQKPCYFYDGRIEKSVKEDLSLYFSENGLYKKNDVAELYLLLLKLAGKKNVRVDDFVTRKVENYLFLNEMFSVKKNYSFDYSRIKTVLYPYQKKGVEFSLFKTRVIIADEMGLGKTLQAITISILKKDVFGFKRVLVVCPASLKEQWKKEIERFTDEKAVIVAGSRRERQKIYDTSPEYFLITNYEAVLRDIMVIQRIRTDLVILDEAQRIKNFETKTHQAILTIPRKQSIVITGTPLENKLEDLYSILQFSDPELLSPFWIFAANHLKILRDRRKSIAGYKNLDIIHKKLENLVIRRKKEEVLECLPEEITNTYYIDLTKEQYEIHQGYVQSLMPILGKKILTPFDIRTIQQLLLCMRMVCDSTYLIDRKTNLSPKLTELEKILCELVIENKRKTVIFSEWTTMTYLIGKLLSGLKIPFIDFNGKVPQQKRQKLIDEFTDNPSCMVFLSSDAGGVGLNLQAADCVINFELPWNPAKLNQRTGRVNRIGQRSRCINIINLVAKNSIEERVAAGIAMKQELFDAVIDGGGDEVDYSQEKKAEFINRIRSMLDEEQLAVPAKKHISEELPDSTPYYLNPRVLAQQNELDFEKEEAAEEEKISDAAEENIDSHESVPDAAIMEEVLENGLKFLSGLTMMATGKPVIADDESKMVHVDKNTGEVTLKFKLQGFS; encoded by the coding sequence ATGGAACAATTGACAAAAGAATACATCAGGGAACGTATCGCGGACTCGAAAGTCATTCATACAAGAGGTGAGAATATCTATCATCTCGGAAATTATTCCGTCAATTCCTTTGACGCAAAAAAGGGCTTATTTTCCTACACGGTGGATGGAAACTACGGCAACTATACGGTCGATGTTTCTCTTGAAAACGGTGTCAGAACAAGCTGCGACTGCCCGTATCCCGCAGGCGGATGCAAACATATCGTCGCCGTTTGTCTCGATATTGCCGAAAGACTTCTTTCCGAAAATTATTACGATAGCGAGACGGATGAAACATTTCAGGAAACGGATTATCTCGGTTATGAAGAGATCCGCGATGATGTTATCGCAAGCAGAAGAAAAAGCGCCAAAATGGAGGAAATGGAAATCATATTCGGTGAGACCTGCAAGGGTGAACATACAATCATAACGAAAAATAAAAGAAAATATATCCTGAGGGTTCACGATCCTGAAACGGAACGGGGCACCTGCAGTTGTCCCGATTTCACGCACAACAGACTCGGTTTGTGCAAACACCTCATCCGTTTTTTCGACAAGTGTAAAAAGGACAGGGGTTTTTTCGAACAGGGGAAAAAAGAGACGATGCCCTTTATTCATATCTATTGGGATTCCTATAACCAGAAACCCTGTTATTTTTATGACGGCCGCATTGAAAAATCCGTTAAAGAAGATTTATCGCTTTATTTCAGTGAAAACGGGTTGTATAAAAAAAATGACGTGGCTGAACTTTACCTGCTGCTTCTCAAACTGGCCGGAAAAAAGAATGTCCGTGTCGATGACTTCGTGACGAGAAAGGTGGAAAACTATCTTTTTTTAAACGAAATGTTCTCCGTCAAAAAGAATTATTCATTCGATTATTCACGGATAAAGACGGTGCTTTACCCTTATCAGAAAAAAGGAGTTGAGTTTTCTTTGTTTAAAACACGGGTGATTATCGCTGATGAGATGGGTCTCGGAAAAACCCTGCAGGCCATTACCATTTCGATACTGAAAAAGGATGTATTCGGTTTCAAGCGGGTTCTTGTTGTATGTCCCGCGTCCCTGAAAGAGCAGTGGAAAAAGGAGATCGAACGATTTACGGATGAAAAAGCGGTCATTGTCGCCGGGTCAAGGAGAGAACGGCAGAAAATATATGATACTTCACCCGAATATTTTCTCATTACCAATTACGAGGCGGTTTTGAGGGATATTATGGTCATTCAGCGAATCAGGACCGACCTCGTGATCCTCGATGAAGCCCAGCGGATAAAGAACTTCGAAACAAAAACACATCAGGCCATTCTGACGATACCCCGCAAGCAATCAATCGTGATAACCGGTACACCCCTCGAAAACAAACTCGAGGATCTCTATTCTATTTTACAGTTCTCCGATCCGGAATTGTTGAGTCCGTTCTGGATATTTGCCGCGAACCATCTTAAAATTCTCCGCGACAGGCGGAAAAGCATAGCCGGATACAAAAACCTCGATATCATACACAAAAAACTCGAAAACCTGGTTATCCGCAGGAAAAAGGAAGAAGTACTCGAATGTCTCCCCGAAGAGATTACCAATACCTATTATATCGACCTGACAAAGGAACAGTACGAAATTCACCAGGGCTACGTACAATCGCTTATGCCCATATTGGGCAAGAAAATCCTCACGCCGTTCGATATACGAACCATACAGCAACTCCTGCTCTGCATGAGAATGGTATGCGATTCCACCTACCTCATCGACCGCAAGACGAATCTCTCCCCGAAACTCACGGAACTGGAAAAAATCCTTTGCGAACTCGTTATCGAAAACAAACGAAAAACGGTCATTTTCAGTGAATGGACCACGATGACATATTTGATCGGCAAGCTTTTATCAGGGCTGAAAATACCCTTTATCGACTTTAACGGAAAGGTCCCGCAGCAAAAAAGACAAAAACTGATCGATGAGTTTACAGATAATCCGTCGTGCATGGTATTCCTCTCATCCGATGCAGGCGGAGTCGGACTCAATCTGCAGGCCGCCGATTGCGTTATTAACTTCGAACTCCCATGGAATCCGGCAAAGCTGAATCAGCGTACCGGGAGGGTGAACAGAATCGGACAGCGAAGCAGGTGCATCAACATCATCAACCTTGTCGCAAAAAACTCCATCGAAGAAAGGGTGGCGGCCGGTATCGCCATGAAGCAGGAACTTTTCGATGCGGTAATCGACGGCGGGGGAGATGAGGTGGATTATTCACAGGAGAAAAAAGCGGAGTTTATCAACCGTATACGGTCCATGCTCGATGAAGAACAGCTTGCGGTTCCCGCAAAAAAACACATATCGGAAGAACTCCCCGATTCCACACCCTATTACCTCAACCCGCGCGTCCTCGCCCAACAGAATGAACTGGATTTTGAAAAAGAGGAAGCCGCTGAAGAAGAAAAAATATCCGATGCGGCGGAAGAAAACATAGATTCTCACGAGAGTGTCCCTGATGCGGCAATAATGGAAGAGGTTCTCGAAAACGGCCTGAAGTTTTTAAGCGGACTCACCATGATGGCAACGGGCAAACCTGTCATCGCCGACGATGAATCGAAAATGGTACATGTGGATAAAAATACCGGCGAAGTCACTTTGAAATTCAAATTACAGGGTTTTTCCTGA